One window of Dyadobacter sandarakinus genomic DNA carries:
- a CDS encoding TonB-dependent receptor has protein sequence MKITLSILLLAFTSLGMAIAGPGTVRGTIKDAKTKDPLIGATVLVEGTEIGAAAEVDGSFVLNNVPAGTHKVIISFVSYKTKEIPEVRVESGNTTVIETELDEEGTALQEVVVRGAKATNTEVAVISEIKQMKPIAVGISAQQIQKSQDRDAAAAIRRVPGVSIVENRFVMIRGLGSRYNSVLINDVITPSSEVDTRSFSFDLVPSNIIDRMIVYKSGSAESPGDFAGGIIKIYTKRRPDQNFTEVALTGGYRANTTFQNVTTHERSGLNFLGLWGADQTLSSAFPKRSADFNTLSNVERADFGRLLPNSWATRQTTASPDLRLAVNLGRRFEIGNVDVSNLTNINYSLTNQYSEIALKLYQNGDVANDVFERYTDANYARQSRIGVLHNWTFRFSPVFNLEWKTLFNQLGNTETVVRDGQRVVDGYDVRNYSERFENRSIVTTQVSGEHKLSDLTKLNWITGFGYTGRWEPDWKRIRFQRLTPTGSEAPAAFQAVAPNDPNPIDLGRFFSKLNERVLTLAVNGEHALGNPADREPNRIRFGVYGERKDRDYSARFYGYNSVGNASAILRGDLGTIFSPQNLTGRTGGLTIKDGTKDLDSYQGINNYYAAYLSGDVNFGSKAIMTVGFRGEFNNQQLHSYVVNEKKELVNNKLFIPLPSLNFTYKVSEKQNLRLAFSSTLNRAEFRELAPFTYFDFNLQADIRGNTALKTAKIQNLDAKWEYYPSPNELISVTGFYKYFKNPIETFLLPTGNGLAYTFINANNSTNYGLELEVRKGFPNASSTFLQNLSVVGNASIIASSVNLGQFVQGPDLSGNNVTYDLTGVTDTKRPMANQSPYLVNAGLYYAGQSDWSFNVLYNVFGQRIFAVGNLENPTVYEMPRNVVDLNISKKFKNNLEVRLGIQDLLNQPVRFSQDFNRDGKVGKDVTSRAANADQDIRKFRRGSYFTLTAAYVFGKRTIIP, from the coding sequence ATGAAGATCACTTTATCCATTCTCCTCCTGGCTTTTACCTCCCTGGGTATGGCCATCGCCGGTCCCGGCACCGTTCGCGGTACAATTAAAGATGCAAAGACCAAAGATCCGCTCATAGGCGCGACGGTACTGGTGGAAGGTACTGAAATCGGCGCAGCAGCCGAAGTGGACGGCAGTTTTGTCCTCAACAATGTTCCTGCCGGTACGCACAAGGTTATTATTTCATTTGTTTCCTACAAAACCAAAGAGATTCCCGAAGTACGCGTGGAATCGGGCAATACGACGGTCATTGAAACCGAGCTTGATGAAGAAGGTACCGCATTGCAGGAAGTAGTGGTGCGGGGTGCCAAAGCAACCAACACCGAGGTGGCGGTCATCAGCGAAATCAAGCAGATGAAGCCGATTGCGGTAGGTATCTCGGCCCAGCAGATCCAGAAATCGCAGGATCGTGACGCTGCGGCGGCTATCCGTCGGGTACCCGGCGTGAGCATTGTGGAAAACCGTTTCGTGATGATCCGTGGACTGGGTTCACGCTATAATTCGGTTCTGATCAATGATGTAATTACGCCATCGTCTGAGGTAGACACCCGCTCATTTTCATTTGACCTCGTCCCCAGCAATATTATCGACCGGATGATCGTGTACAAATCGGGCTCAGCAGAGTCACCGGGTGATTTTGCAGGCGGTATTATCAAGATTTATACAAAAAGACGCCCCGACCAGAACTTTACGGAAGTAGCGCTCACAGGAGGCTACCGTGCCAATACCACTTTCCAGAATGTGACTACGCATGAAAGAAGCGGGCTTAATTTCCTAGGCTTGTGGGGTGCAGACCAGACTTTGTCAAGTGCATTCCCGAAGAGATCGGCGGATTTCAATACACTCAGCAACGTAGAGCGTGCGGATTTCGGACGTCTTCTTCCCAATTCCTGGGCAACCAGGCAAACCACCGCATCGCCCGACCTGCGCCTGGCAGTAAACCTGGGCCGTCGCTTTGAAATCGGCAATGTGGACGTGAGCAACCTGACCAACATCAACTACTCGCTTACCAACCAGTACTCCGAAATCGCCCTGAAATTGTACCAAAATGGTGATGTGGCCAATGATGTGTTCGAAAGATACACGGATGCGAACTATGCACGCCAGTCGCGCATTGGTGTGCTGCACAACTGGACTTTCCGCTTTTCACCGGTTTTTAACCTGGAATGGAAGACTTTGTTCAACCAGCTCGGCAACACTGAAACCGTCGTACGCGACGGCCAGCGCGTGGTGGACGGCTATGATGTAAGAAACTATTCGGAGCGGTTTGAAAACCGGAGTATCGTAACTACCCAGGTTTCCGGTGAGCACAAGCTTTCGGATCTTACCAAACTGAACTGGATCACAGGCTTCGGATACACAGGCCGCTGGGAACCGGATTGGAAACGTATCCGCTTCCAGCGTCTCACACCGACAGGTTCGGAGGCCCCGGCTGCGTTCCAGGCAGTAGCACCAAATGATCCCAACCCGATCGACCTGGGCCGCTTTTTCTCAAAATTGAACGAGCGCGTACTGACGCTTGCAGTAAATGGTGAGCATGCACTGGGTAACCCTGCCGACAGGGAGCCTAACCGGATCCGCTTCGGGGTATATGGTGAGCGCAAGGACCGCGACTACTCGGCACGTTTTTACGGGTACAACAGTGTAGGAAATGCTTCGGCGATCCTGCGCGGCGACCTGGGGACTATTTTTTCACCACAAAACCTGACAGGAAGAACCGGCGGGCTGACCATTAAGGATGGTACCAAAGATCTTGATTCATACCAGGGGATCAACAATTACTATGCGGCTTACCTGAGCGGTGATGTGAATTTTGGTTCGAAAGCAATTATGACCGTCGGTTTCCGCGGCGAATTCAACAACCAGCAGCTGCACTCTTATGTAGTTAACGAGAAAAAAGAACTGGTTAACAACAAACTCTTTATCCCGCTGCCTTCGCTGAACTTTACCTACAAGGTGTCGGAAAAACAGAACCTGAGGCTTGCCTTCTCGTCGACATTGAACCGGGCTGAGTTCCGCGAGCTGGCGCCATTTACCTACTTTGACTTTAATTTACAGGCAGATATCCGCGGGAACACTGCACTCAAAACAGCTAAAATTCAGAACCTGGATGCAAAATGGGAGTATTACCCGTCTCCAAATGAGCTGATTTCTGTAACCGGATTTTATAAGTATTTCAAAAATCCGATCGAGACCTTCCTGCTGCCGACGGGTAACGGACTGGCTTACACCTTTATCAATGCAAACAATTCCACGAACTACGGTCTGGAACTTGAAGTCAGGAAAGGCTTCCCGAATGCAAGCAGCACGTTCCTTCAGAACCTGAGCGTAGTAGGTAATGCTTCCATCATTGCGAGCAGCGTAAACCTGGGGCAGTTTGTTCAGGGGCCCGACCTGAGCGGTAACAATGTGACTTACGACCTCACGGGAGTTACTGATACCAAACGTCCGATGGCAAATCAGTCGCCGTACCTGGTGAATGCTGGCCTGTACTATGCGGGACAGAGCGACTGGTCTTTCAATGTACTTTACAATGTATTTGGTCAGCGCATTTTTGCAGTGGGTAACCTGGAGAACCCTACGGTTTACGAAATGCCACGCAATGTGGTAGACCTCAACATCAGCAAGAAATTCAAGAACAACCTTGAAGTACGGCTCGGCATCCAAGATCTGCTGAACCAGCCGGTTCGCTTCTCGCAGGACTTCAACCGGGATGGTAAGGTAGGTAAGGATGTGACTTCACGCGCTGCCAATGCTGACCAGGATATCCGCAAGTTCAGAAGAGGAAGCTACTTCACACTCACGGCAGCCTACGTGTTCGGCAAGCGTACCATCATCCCTTAA
- a CDS encoding IPT/TIG domain-containing protein — protein sequence MNLLKHKHYLLLLMLLGVFAMVTSCKNDDEPTPAEPVLAITTLTPATGLPGTKVVITGTKFDATAANNKVKFNNVDATVTAATTTALEVTVPANATTGKVTVTVGSSTATSAQDFTISSRATQDVVGEITANTTWTKDKVYILKGFVYVNSGVTLTIQPGTIIKGAPKEQDPLASGQGGTLIIEAGAKISAAGTATEPIVFTSLKDAGSRSYGDWGGVVLIGKAPHNRPGATAPEGGIRGGKDKAGLGTAGIADDNSGTLQYVRIEFAGIALSNTANSEINGLTLYAVGSGTTIDHVQVSYSGDDSYEWFGGTVNAKYLVAYRGFDDDWDTDWGFTGKVQYALSLRDPEYSDQSGSNGFESDNFNGNGEPATGPNAGMPLTAPVFANVSNFVFGGTPNTNTNSGSGPYQSAMHLRRNTDISIYNTLLVGYPEGFRLDGANTLAHATAGTLDLKGIVLANVTTPVRGDRAATGVSDEQATAYFGAAARKNTIVTTLADLMLNANNFNLAGPSFLPQTGSPVLTGAVWEGKGADAFFTKETFRGAFGTTDWTQGWTNFDPQNTQYK from the coding sequence ATGAACTTGTTAAAACACAAGCATTACCTTCTTCTGCTGATGTTGCTCGGTGTGTTCGCCATGGTGACTTCCTGCAAAAATGATGATGAACCTACACCGGCTGAGCCTGTACTTGCCATTACCACGCTGACCCCGGCAACTGGTCTTCCCGGCACGAAGGTGGTTATTACAGGTACCAAATTTGATGCAACTGCTGCCAACAATAAAGTAAAGTTCAATAATGTGGATGCGACTGTTACGGCTGCAACGACCACGGCTCTTGAAGTGACTGTTCCTGCGAATGCTACAACAGGGAAAGTAACGGTAACGGTAGGTTCGTCTACCGCAACGAGTGCGCAGGACTTTACAATTTCCTCCCGTGCCACACAGGATGTGGTAGGCGAAATCACTGCCAATACAACCTGGACGAAGGATAAGGTTTATATCCTGAAGGGTTTTGTATATGTAAATTCCGGCGTCACCCTGACCATTCAGCCCGGAACGATCATCAAAGGTGCCCCGAAAGAGCAGGATCCACTTGCATCCGGCCAGGGTGGTACGCTGATCATTGAAGCAGGTGCCAAAATCAGTGCTGCGGGTACCGCCACTGAGCCCATCGTATTTACATCCCTGAAAGATGCAGGAAGCCGCAGCTATGGAGACTGGGGTGGTGTGGTACTGATTGGAAAAGCACCTCACAACCGTCCCGGTGCAACAGCACCCGAAGGCGGCATCCGCGGCGGAAAAGATAAAGCAGGTCTTGGAACCGCCGGTATCGCTGACGATAATTCAGGAACACTTCAGTATGTACGTATAGAGTTTGCAGGTATCGCCCTCAGCAATACGGCCAACTCTGAGATAAATGGTCTTACGCTTTATGCAGTAGGTTCAGGAACTACGATTGACCACGTGCAGGTATCCTACAGCGGCGACGACTCTTACGAATGGTTTGGTGGAACCGTGAATGCAAAATACCTGGTTGCTTACCGTGGATTTGATGATGACTGGGATACGGACTGGGGCTTCACTGGAAAAGTGCAGTATGCATTGTCCCTGCGTGACCCAGAGTACTCCGATCAGTCCGGATCGAATGGTTTTGAGTCCGACAACTTTAATGGAAACGGTGAGCCTGCTACCGGCCCGAATGCTGGTATGCCTTTGACAGCGCCTGTATTTGCAAACGTAAGTAACTTTGTTTTCGGCGGTACCCCTAATACCAATACCAACTCAGGCAGCGGTCCTTACCAGTCGGCTATGCACCTTCGCCGAAACACCGATATCAGCATTTACAACACCTTGTTGGTAGGCTATCCCGAAGGATTTCGTCTGGATGGTGCCAATACACTGGCGCATGCAACTGCCGGAACGCTTGATCTGAAAGGAATTGTCCTGGCAAATGTGACAACACCCGTACGTGGCGACCGCGCTGCGACCGGCGTGTCCGATGAGCAGGCTACGGCTTACTTCGGAGCAGCTGCCCGCAAAAACACGATTGTTACTACCCTTGCTGACCTGATGCTGAATGCTAACAACTTCAACCTGGCTGGTCCGTCGTTCCTGCCGCAAACAGGTTCACCGGTGCTGACAGGTGCTGTATGGGAAGGCAAAGGTGCTGATGCATTCTTTACAAAAGAAACTTTCCGCGGTGCTTTCGGAACTACCGACTGGACGCAGGGCTGGACCAACTTCGATCCGCAGAATACGCAATACAAATAA
- a CDS encoding glycoside hydrolase family 43 protein, protein MISMRRASGFLLIIFLQMAPAAFAQKFTFKNPILENGADPWMTKKDSLFYYCYSEGNAVRVRAARFAHDMDEGREITSWSPPEGKAYSKELWAPELHFLQGKWYIYVAADNGQNEHHRMYVLQSRTAEISSGFEMAGELQTEKWAIDGTPLELGGKLYFIWSGWAGDANEAQNLYIAPMQSPVQVSAGRVLISKPEYEWEKRGSGNGLPTINEGPQVLQHDGKTFVIYSAAGSWSDYYCLGQLQLTGTDPMDPASWTKKPEPAFESARRVYSPGHASFLNIKGQDWIIYHSAKTKGSGWKRKVNMQPFSWKHGEPHFGKPVRVKKKLIISY, encoded by the coding sequence ATGATTTCAATGCGTCGTGCGTCCGGCTTTCTGCTGATCATTTTCCTTCAAATGGCACCAGCAGCATTTGCGCAAAAATTTACTTTCAAAAACCCGATCCTTGAAAATGGGGCAGATCCCTGGATGACGAAAAAGGACAGCCTGTTTTACTACTGTTACAGCGAAGGCAATGCCGTGCGCGTGCGCGCAGCCAGGTTTGCCCACGACATGGATGAGGGACGCGAAATTACATCATGGTCGCCGCCGGAGGGTAAGGCATACTCCAAAGAGCTGTGGGCTCCTGAGCTGCACTTCCTGCAAGGCAAATGGTACATCTACGTCGCAGCAGACAATGGACAGAACGAGCATCACCGCATGTACGTGCTCCAATCCAGGACGGCAGAGATCAGCTCCGGGTTTGAGATGGCAGGGGAGCTTCAGACCGAAAAATGGGCGATTGACGGAACACCCCTGGAACTGGGCGGCAAGCTGTACTTTATCTGGTCGGGATGGGCAGGAGATGCGAACGAGGCACAGAACCTGTATATCGCACCCATGCAGTCGCCGGTGCAGGTCAGCGCAGGCCGCGTACTGATTTCCAAGCCAGAGTATGAATGGGAAAAGCGGGGTTCAGGAAATGGTTTGCCTACAATCAATGAGGGACCGCAGGTGCTGCAGCACGATGGCAAAACCTTTGTGATCTACTCCGCTGCGGGCAGCTGGTCGGACTATTACTGCCTCGGACAACTGCAACTGACCGGCACTGATCCGATGGACCCCGCAAGCTGGACTAAAAAGCCAGAGCCTGCATTTGAAAGTGCGCGGCGGGTGTACAGCCCCGGCCATGCGTCGTTTCTGAACATTAAAGGACAAGACTGGATCATATATCACTCAGCCAAAACCAAAGGTTCGGGCTGGAAGCGGAAGGTGAACATGCAGCCATTCAGCTGGAAACATGGCGAGCCCCACTTTGGAAAACCGGTTCGCGTGAAGAAGAAGCTCATAATCAGTTACTAA
- a CDS encoding RagB/SusD family nutrient uptake outer membrane protein, which yields MHIKETVMKRPLLTIPVLLLLLLASVSCDKDWLKPQPLSFFSPENVFTDKAGYESLLITMRKDLKNENTGTMPNLVMEFAASDLASPWSQLDFYNLTPNTDQYYRFLTMFTQIYGSVKNANVLISRIDDIQWASEAERNAILAEALWHRAYWYYRLVNSYGDVPFINEEIEGAKLDFRSHSRWTILSKIQADLEYAAQWLPVTAGPGVISKGAVGHLLTKVYLANLEFDKAIASATEVINGPYALVTQRFGIDAAKAYRNVIWDLHRSKNFSSSQNTETILASIDRYEAPPGARSAGLYTMRMYNAQWFQPQVLDSQGKPGMVASGPMYDSLGRGNANVRLTGYYQYDIWAYKGQTWRNTQDLRRADINWVDIHELKYNNPASADFGKPLNINFLAAKVDTFKHVYAMPHYIMYNPQDDPGAVPMGGNGDWYIFRLADTYLLRAEAYFWKNQTALAAADINKVRQRANALPIAPAEVTIDFIMNERGRELFAEEPRHSELVRVSYILAKLGTGGYSLTNFSEKNFFFDRVSRYNNTYEKKIQLLGNTANMAPFHVLWPIPSNVITANTQGVINQNAGYDGADRNVPPLTVIE from the coding sequence ATGCATATCAAAGAAACCGTCATGAAACGTCCGCTTCTTACCATACCTGTTCTGCTGCTCCTGCTGCTGGCCTCCGTGTCGTGCGATAAGGACTGGCTCAAACCGCAGCCGCTCAGCTTTTTCAGTCCAGAGAATGTATTTACCGATAAAGCCGGGTATGAGTCTTTGCTGATCACCATGCGCAAGGATCTGAAAAATGAAAATACCGGTACCATGCCGAACCTCGTGATGGAGTTTGCTGCCTCCGACCTGGCTTCACCCTGGTCGCAGCTGGACTTCTATAATCTCACACCCAATACCGACCAGTACTATCGTTTTCTGACCATGTTCACGCAGATATACGGGTCTGTGAAAAATGCGAATGTATTGATTTCCAGGATCGACGATATTCAGTGGGCATCAGAAGCGGAACGCAATGCGATCCTGGCAGAGGCTTTGTGGCACCGGGCGTACTGGTACTACCGGCTGGTGAATTCGTACGGGGATGTACCTTTTATCAATGAGGAAATTGAAGGTGCCAAACTTGATTTCCGCTCGCACAGCCGCTGGACGATCCTGAGCAAGATCCAGGCAGACCTGGAATATGCTGCGCAGTGGCTGCCCGTAACAGCTGGTCCGGGTGTAATTTCAAAAGGTGCGGTCGGGCATTTGCTTACGAAGGTTTACCTGGCAAACCTCGAATTTGATAAAGCGATTGCATCTGCTACCGAGGTGATCAACGGGCCTTATGCGCTCGTAACCCAGCGGTTTGGCATTGATGCGGCCAAAGCGTACCGGAATGTGATCTGGGATTTGCACCGCTCCAAAAATTTCAGCAGCAGCCAGAATACCGAAACCATCCTGGCCTCCATTGACCGGTACGAAGCGCCTCCCGGGGCACGTTCGGCAGGCTTGTATACGATGCGGATGTACAATGCGCAATGGTTTCAGCCGCAGGTGCTCGACAGTCAGGGCAAGCCGGGTATGGTGGCAAGCGGACCTATGTACGATTCCCTGGGACGCGGCAATGCCAATGTGCGGCTGACAGGCTACTACCAGTACGACATCTGGGCATACAAAGGGCAAACGTGGAGGAACACGCAGGACCTGCGCCGGGCCGATATCAACTGGGTGGATATCCACGAGCTGAAATACAACAATCCGGCGTCGGCAGATTTTGGCAAACCTTTGAACATCAACTTCCTGGCTGCCAAAGTGGACACCTTCAAGCATGTATATGCCATGCCGCATTACATTATGTACAATCCGCAGGATGATCCCGGAGCAGTACCCATGGGCGGGAATGGTGACTGGTACATTTTCAGACTGGCAGATACCTACCTGCTGAGGGCGGAAGCTTATTTCTGGAAAAACCAGACTGCACTGGCCGCCGCAGACATTAACAAAGTGAGGCAACGGGCCAATGCATTGCCGATTGCGCCAGCAGAAGTCACCATCGACTTTATCATGAATGAGCGCGGCCGCGAGCTATTTGCGGAGGAACCCCGGCATTCGGAGCTTGTCCGCGTGTCCTATATACTGGCAAAACTGGGCACCGGCGGTTACAGCCTCACGAATTTCAGTGAAAAGAACTTCTTCTTTGACCGGGTCAGCCGCTATAACAATACGTACGAGAAGAAAATACAACTGCTCGGAAACACAGCGAATATGGCGCCTTTTCACGTGCTGTGGCCCATTCCGTCCAATGTGATTACAGCCAACACGCAGGGCGTCATCAACCAGAATGCCGGCTACGACGGGGCTGACCGGAATGTCCCACCTTTGACGGTGATTGAGTAA
- a CDS encoding acyltransferase family protein — MAQEEKPGEKATHLMRFRELDALRGMAAIAVVIFHFTMNDNAKLLGWDFRYGVTAVDIFFMISGFVIYLMTNRIRSWQEFLVFRFARLYPAFWYCLLITSAFVLIYNPRNFDPVQVLANTTMFPVYFGIENLDGSYWTLLVELVFYLWLFLIFLFDRKNDVEHVGAFTLGAILLFHALHFLYPVFYEVAVRKVELLNHFPLFYAGILFCLLTIRNSRSPKTFALILVALLSACYLHDKGGRSMYHISAREHYLILGGYFTIFFLFVFNKLSFINNPILLFLGRISYCLYLIHQYIGQQLISTLYQRFDMDANLALSIAVVICIVLAQLITTFVEIPANRYIRWLFKSWDERRHDRGKRGLIIQ, encoded by the coding sequence ATGGCTCAGGAAGAAAAACCAGGCGAAAAAGCAACTCATCTGATGCGTTTCAGGGAACTGGACGCACTGAGAGGCATGGCTGCCATAGCCGTGGTGATATTCCATTTCACCATGAACGACAATGCAAAGCTGCTTGGGTGGGACTTCAGATATGGGGTCACTGCGGTTGATATATTCTTTATGATCAGCGGATTTGTCATTTATCTGATGACAAACAGGATCAGGTCGTGGCAGGAATTTCTCGTTTTCCGTTTTGCCAGATTGTACCCGGCATTCTGGTACTGCCTGCTGATTACTTCGGCTTTTGTCCTCATTTACAATCCGCGCAACTTCGATCCCGTGCAGGTACTTGCCAATACGACCATGTTTCCGGTGTATTTCGGGATTGAAAACCTGGACGGTTCCTATTGGACGCTGCTGGTTGAGCTGGTGTTTTACCTCTGGCTTTTTCTCATTTTCCTTTTCGACCGGAAGAACGATGTCGAGCATGTGGGCGCGTTTACGTTAGGCGCAATCCTGCTGTTTCACGCACTTCACTTTCTGTACCCGGTGTTTTATGAAGTGGCTGTCCGTAAAGTAGAGCTGCTCAACCACTTTCCGCTTTTTTATGCGGGCATCCTTTTTTGTCTGCTCACGATCCGGAATTCCCGATCACCCAAAACATTTGCGCTGATCCTGGTGGCCCTGCTTTCGGCTTGTTACCTCCACGATAAAGGCGGCCGCTCCATGTACCACATATCTGCCCGGGAGCATTACCTGATTCTCGGCGGCTATTTTACGATCTTCTTCCTTTTTGTTTTTAACAAATTGTCATTTATCAATAATCCCATACTGCTCTTTCTGGGCCGGATATCCTATTGTCTGTACCTGATCCACCAGTACATTGGGCAGCAGCTTATTTCAACCCTCTACCAGCGGTTTGATATGGACGCAAATCTTGCTTTGAGCATTGCCGTGGTAATCTGCATTGTGCTGGCGCAGCTGATTACAACCTTCGTGGAGATCCCGGCCAACCGCTATATCCGCTGGCTGTTCAAGTCCTGGGACGAGCGCAGGCACGATCGCGGCAAGCGCGGGCTCATTATTCAGTGA